One part of the Odontesthes bonariensis isolate fOdoBon6 chromosome 13, fOdoBon6.hap1, whole genome shotgun sequence genome encodes these proteins:
- the LOC142397194 gene encoding E3 ubiquitin-protein ligase TRIM11-like — MSAGSSRRSDHQFLCSICLDVFTDPVTVPCGHNFCKHCITEHWDTNGSSDCPLCKESFQRRPPLRVNTFIREMVAEFRCEAEQRSSSSSSSSSSEQQDAKPGEVPCDACTGTKLKALKSCLVCLASYCETHLKPHLTVSSLKRHQLAEPVENLEDRMCSKHFKPLELFCKTEQTCVCLLCSVVDHRTHEIVPLREEYEARQAELKKTEAEIKQMRQKRRLKIQEIKESAKISRDAAEGEKAEGVQVFVALREAVVRGLNEFVKEVEDKQETTEKQAEDFIRDLEEEISELKKRSCEVKQLSRSEDHLHLLRSFSSLNPAPPARDWTEVSVRPPPYEGTAARAVATLEETLGKKMKRLLAEAELRRVQRYAVDVTLNPRTAHDDLRLSDEGKRVQHKENRHLKQNIKTFYHDIFVLGNESFSSGRFYFQVEVKGNTYWALGLVKESVDRKGLIEMSSQDGCWILWLRKRKENKALAPPSDARSDPKKVGVFLDHQKGLISFYDVDAAALIRSFTGCRFPEKLYPIFSLYGDDSGSLSICPVNQTV; from the coding sequence ATGTCTGCCGGCAGCAGCCGTCGCTCCGATCATCAGTTCCTGTGCTCCATCTGTCTGGATGTGTTCACCGATCCCGTCACCGTGCCGTGTGGACACAACTTCTGCAAACACTGCATCACAGAACACTGGGACACTAATGGCAGCAGCGACTGTCCGCTGTGCAAGGAGAGTTTCCAAAGAAGGCCTCCGCTGCGGGTGAACACCTTCATCCGTGAGATGGTCGCCGAGTTCAGATGTGAAGCTGAGCAgagatccagcagcagcagcagcagcagcagctcggaGCAACAAGATGCCAAACCAGGAGAAGTTCCCTGTGACGCCTGCACAGGAACCAAACTGAAGGCCCTGAAGTCCTGCCTGGTGTGTCTGGCCTCCTACTGCGAGACTCATCTAAAGCCTCACCTGACGGTTTCCTCCCTGAAAAGGCATCAGCTGGCGGAGCCCGTGGAGAACCTGGAGGACAGGATGTGCTCGAAGCACTTTAAACCCCTGGAGCTGTTCTGTAAGACCGAGCAGACCTGCGTctgcctgctctgctctgtcgTGGACCACCGGACCCACGAGATCGTTCCTCTGAGGGAAGAATACGAAGCGAGGCAGGCGGAGCTGAAGAAAACAGAGGCCGAAATCAAGCAGATGAGGCAGAAACGACGACTGAAGATCCAGGAAATCAAAGAGTCGGCGAAGATCAGCAGAGATGCTGCAGAGGGGGAGAAAGCAGAAGGCGTTCAGGTCTTCGTTGCTCTGAGGGAGGCTGTTGTGAGAGGCCTGAACGAGTTCGTGAAGGAGGTGGAGGACAAACAGGAAACCACGGAGAAACAGGCCGAAGACTTCATCAGAGATCTGGAGGAGGAAATCTCTGAGCTGAAGAAGAGGAGCTGCGAGGTGAAGCAGCTCTCACGCTCTGAagaccacctccacctcctcagGAGCTTCTCCTCCCTGAACCCTGCTCCGCCCGCCAGGGACTGGACGGAGGTCAGCGTCCGTCCGCCGCCGTACGAGGGGACCGCGGCGAGGGCCGTGGCGACGCTGGAGGAGACGCTGGGCAAAAAGATGAAGAGGCTGCTGGCCGAGGCGGAGCTGCGGAGGGTCCAGCGGTACGCGGTGGACGTTACTCTGAATCCTCGAACCGCCCACGATGACCTCAGACTGTCTGACGAAGGAAAGCGAGTGCAACATAAAGAAAATCGCCACCTCAAACAGAACATAAAGACCTTTTACCACGATATCTTCGTGTTAGGAAATGAGAGTTTCTCCTCAGGCAGATTTTATTTCCAGGTGGAGGTGAAGGGAAACACTTACTGGGCCTTGGGGTTGGTTAAGGAGTCGGTGGACAGGAAGGGACTGATCGAAATGAGTTCTCAGGACGGCTGCTGGATTTTATGGCTGCGAAAAAGGAAGGAGAACAAAGCGCTCGCTCCACCTTCAGACGCTCGGTCCGATCCCAAGAAGGTGGGGGTGTTTCTGGACCATCAGAAGGGTCTGATCTCTTTTTATGACGTAGACGCCGCAGCTCTGATCCGCTCCTTCACCGGCTGCCGCTTCCCTGAGAAACTTTATCCGATTTTCAGTCTCTACGGTGACGACAGCGGGTCTCTGAGCATCTGTCCTGTCAATCAAACCGTCTGA